Proteins from a single region of Nocardioides anomalus:
- the arc gene encoding proteasome ATPase, with the protein MTAYDGSTGGRSAEELTSQVRFLEAEVADLRRRLNEAPTGSRGLELRLADAQRSLAAVTSQNERLAGTLREARDQITKLKEEVDRLAQPPAGFGTFLARNDDDSIDVFTGGRKLRVNVSPSVDLDTLQKGQEVMLNEALNVVAALEFEKAGEVVMFKELLADGDRALVIASADEERVVRLAEPLKQDTIRAGDSLLLDPRAGYVYEKVPKSEVEELVLEEVPDIAYESIGGLKGQIETIQDAVELPYLHPELFKEHELKPPKGVLLYGPPGCGKTLIAKAVANSLAKKVAAKTGQEGKSYFLNIKGPELLNKYVGETERHIRLVFQRAREKASEGTPVIVFFDEMDSLFRTRGSGVSSDVENTIVPQLLSEIDGVELLENVLVIGASNREDMIDPAILRPGRLDVKIKIERPDAESARDIFSKYLTTTLPLHADDLGEFGGDRDATVNAMIQATVERMYTETEENRFLEVTYANGDKEVLYFKDFNSGAMIQNIVDRAKKMAIKDFLDLQQHGLRVSHLLQACVDEFKENEDLPNTTNPDDWARISGKKGERIVFIRTLITGKQGTEPGRSIDTVPNTGQYL; encoded by the coding sequence ATGACTGCCTACGACGGTTCCACGGGCGGCCGCAGTGCCGAGGAGCTCACGAGCCAGGTGCGCTTCCTCGAGGCCGAGGTCGCCGACCTGCGCCGCCGCCTCAACGAGGCGCCCACCGGCTCGCGCGGGCTCGAGCTCCGGCTCGCCGACGCGCAGCGCTCGCTGGCCGCCGTGACCAGCCAGAACGAGCGGCTGGCCGGCACCCTGCGCGAGGCGCGCGACCAGATCACCAAGCTCAAGGAGGAGGTCGACCGGCTGGCCCAGCCGCCGGCCGGCTTCGGCACCTTCCTGGCCCGCAACGACGACGACTCCATCGACGTGTTCACCGGCGGGCGCAAGCTGCGGGTGAACGTCAGCCCCAGCGTCGACCTCGACACCCTCCAGAAGGGGCAGGAGGTCATGCTCAACGAGGCGCTGAACGTCGTGGCGGCGCTGGAGTTCGAGAAGGCCGGCGAGGTCGTGATGTTCAAGGAGCTGCTCGCCGACGGCGACCGCGCCCTGGTCATCGCCAGCGCCGACGAGGAGCGCGTGGTGCGCCTGGCCGAGCCGCTCAAGCAGGACACCATCCGCGCCGGCGACTCGCTGCTGCTCGACCCCCGTGCGGGCTACGTCTACGAGAAGGTCCCGAAGTCCGAGGTCGAGGAGCTGGTCCTCGAGGAGGTCCCGGACATCGCCTACGAGTCGATCGGTGGCCTCAAGGGCCAGATCGAGACCATCCAGGACGCCGTCGAGCTGCCCTACCTGCACCCCGAGCTGTTCAAGGAGCACGAGCTCAAGCCGCCCAAGGGCGTGCTGCTCTACGGCCCGCCCGGCTGCGGCAAGACCCTCATCGCCAAGGCCGTGGCCAACAGCCTGGCCAAGAAGGTCGCGGCCAAGACCGGCCAGGAGGGCAAGTCCTACTTCCTCAACATCAAGGGCCCCGAGCTGCTCAACAAGTACGTCGGCGAGACCGAGCGCCACATCCGCCTGGTCTTCCAGCGGGCCCGGGAGAAGGCCAGCGAGGGCACGCCCGTCATCGTGTTCTTCGACGAGATGGACTCGCTGTTCCGCACCCGTGGCTCGGGCGTCTCCTCCGACGTGGAGAACACCATCGTCCCGCAGCTGCTGAGCGAGATCGACGGTGTCGAGCTGCTGGAGAACGTCCTGGTCATCGGCGCCTCCAACCGCGAGGACATGATCGACCCCGCGATCCTGCGCCCCGGGCGCCTCGACGTGAAGATCAAGATCGAGCGGCCCGACGCCGAGTCCGCGCGCGACATCTTCAGCAAGTACCTCACCACCACGCTGCCCCTGCACGCCGACGACCTCGGCGAGTTCGGCGGCGACCGCGACGCCACGGTCAACGCGATGATCCAGGCCACCGTCGAGCGGATGTACACCGAGACCGAGGAGAACCGCTTCCTCGAGGTGACCTACGCCAACGGCGACAAGGAGGTCCTGTACTTCAAGGACTTCAACTCCGGCGCGATGATCCAGAACATCGTCGACCGGGCCAAGAAGATGGCCATCAAGGACTTCCTCGACCTCCAGCAGCACGGGCTGCGCGTCTCGCACCTGCTCCAGGCCTGCGTGGACGAGTTCAAGGAGAACGAGGACCTCCCCAACACCACCAACCCCGACGACTGGGCCCGGATCTCCGGCAAGAAGGGCGAGCGGATCGTCTTCATCCGCACGCTCATCACCGGCAAGCAGGGCACCGAGCCCGGCCGCTCGATCGACACCGTCCCCAACACCGGCCAGTACCTCTAG
- a CDS encoding aminoacyl-tRNA deacylase, whose product MSADPDVPAAAAADALGLAYEVARHGPVGSLAEAAAARGVSPHQLVKTMVVRVSADEHVFVLVPGDREIAWPQLRALLGVNRLTMASADAAYDVTGYRRGTITPLGSRTALRVVADASISGRISLGAGAPGVGLTVDAGALLVALDATVADVTG is encoded by the coding sequence GTGAGCGCGGACCCCGACGTCCCGGCGGCGGCCGCCGCCGACGCGCTGGGCCTGGCCTACGAGGTGGCGCGCCACGGGCCGGTCGGCTCCTTGGCCGAGGCCGCGGCGGCCCGCGGCGTCTCCCCGCACCAGCTGGTCAAGACGATGGTGGTCCGCGTCAGCGCGGACGAGCACGTCTTCGTGCTGGTGCCCGGCGACCGCGAGATCGCCTGGCCCCAGCTGCGTGCGCTGCTGGGTGTCAACCGGCTGACCATGGCGTCCGCGGACGCGGCGTACGACGTGACGGGCTACCGCCGCGGGACCATCACGCCACTCGGCAGCCGGACGGCGCTCCGGGTGGTGGCCGACGCCTCCATCAGCGGGCGGATCAGCCTCGGCGCGGGCGCGCCCGGGGTCGGTCTCACCGTCGACGCCGGCGCGCTGCTGGTCGCGCTGGACGCGACCGTCGCCGACGTCACTGGCTGA
- a CDS encoding class I SAM-dependent methyltransferase produces MGWWSERVLPHCVDRSLSTRPVMRLREQVCAGLSGRLLEVGFGSGLNVGAYPDAVTAVDAVEPSERAWALSAGRRAGSPVPVERTGLDGQRLEAPDATYDAALATFTLCTLPDPATALGEVRRVLRPGGTLHVLEHGLAPEPGVARWQRRLEPLQRRVAGGCHLTRDVPALLAAAGFRVTGVEQSYLPGPAASRPWGFTTRAVAVRA; encoded by the coding sequence GTGGGCTGGTGGTCCGAGCGCGTGCTGCCGCACTGCGTCGACCGCTCCCTCTCGACCCGCCCGGTCATGCGGCTGCGCGAGCAGGTCTGCGCCGGGCTCTCCGGCCGGCTGCTCGAGGTCGGCTTCGGCAGCGGCCTGAACGTCGGCGCCTACCCGGACGCCGTCACCGCGGTCGACGCCGTCGAGCCGTCCGAGCGCGCGTGGGCGCTCTCCGCCGGGCGGCGCGCGGGCTCACCCGTGCCCGTCGAGCGCACCGGCCTCGACGGCCAGCGGCTCGAGGCCCCCGACGCGACGTACGACGCGGCGCTGGCGACGTTCACGCTCTGCACCCTCCCCGACCCGGCCACCGCCCTGGGCGAGGTGCGCCGCGTGCTGCGCCCCGGTGGCACGCTGCACGTCCTGGAGCACGGGCTCGCGCCCGAGCCAGGGGTCGCGCGCTGGCAGCGCCGCCTCGAGCCGCTGCAGCGCCGGGTCGCCGGCGGCTGCCACCTGACCCGCGACGTGCCCGCGCTCCTGGCGGCCGCCGGCTTCCGGGTCACCGGCGTCGAGCAGTCCTACCTGCCCGGCCCGGCGGCGAGCCGGCCGTGGGGGTTCACCACGCGGGCGGTGGCGGTGCGGGCGTGA